AGTAGCGAATACATGCCTTGTCACAATCTTCTTTGTTTAAGTTTTGACCACACCCCCAAAattcccaaaataaaaagaaagcatTATTTCGGGAAAGAATAAgtatattgaaatttgaatgtGAAATAAGTATTTAGAGAGGGACAACGAATAATGAAATTcgataaggattaaattgtaaattctTGAAAGTTAGAGGATTAAAAGTGTATCATTTTAGGAAAAGGACAGAAATTtaagaaatgttttttttagggTGACATGAAGATATATTGATATGTGAAGTTGGAAAATCCAGATAAAGGCTAGGTTGAATAAAGTGGaaaagtataatgactaaagtgcaattttctcattttatggATGAAGGACCTAAATACAATTTgctattttaaattgatattttgagaCATAATGATGGAATTAAAATCCCCAAGCTAGTGAGGTgtaaaatttagagaaaatatgGTAATTAAGGTTGAAATGTAATGGAATTTGATTGGTTAGTgaaataaaggattaaattgaaataaaataacaatgtagAATTTTCTACATGAGAGGAGTGAAACAGCAGCAGCATATGGGctgtagtaaaaatattatgttatctgttttataaataaaagagagagaagaaagaaagatgaaagaaaagaaaagagaagaaaggaaaatttcTCATGCATTTTTCTTGACttctatcataaaaatataataaaatttcatctcttAGTGTGTCATGAAATCATTGTTTTACCATGGAAATCAAGTGGCTGAAGAAGAAAGTGAAGGAAAAGTTTAGGGAAGTGATGAGAAAGCAAAGGAGAAATGTATGGTTTTGTTCTTAAGATTTTCATGtgaaatcatataaaaatcatgatattgattatgtatgtatgtatgtatgtatgaagagaaggaagaaaaagttgaaagaaaGGTGATCCAAGTAAAGGAAAAACTATGGATTAAATGAGAAAAGTTGATTTCAAGTAAAGAAATAGGTAAGTCATGGAATTTGATGTTGAATGTTTATGCTTTctcttttaaaacaaattatgatTCCATTAGAAAGTGTGGCACAGATTACATGATAAAGTAATACTTGTAGAGTCTAAATAAAAGCCGCCAACCTTCATCAATACAAGGCAGTAAAAACATAGCTAAAGGTGTCGAACTCCCGGTGGAAAACAACCAGCTGCctgataatttttttggttcattATCCTTTCATCTCTAACCTACTTCAAAAGTACCATCTACACGAACTCGCTCTTGTAAAAACTTGGTATCTCCTCAATCCAATGATGCTCCTCCCTTCTATCCAACTCCCATttcttttgtaacaccctttatTCGGTCCGATCATTGGACCCGAATTACAGAATGCTATAATTAAAGTCGGGACAGAACGCATTCAATTCACATCGATTATATTTCAAATAGACTCTACTTATCACTTCAAGCTTTCCCTATATCCCATTGGCATTGTCACATAAGGAGTATTATAATGACACCATCTTAATGCTAACCTCATGccatttatcttcttctttgttAACTATAATGACATCAACTCTTCTCTTAGGAATGGATGGACCATTTGTGATAACCCTCTACACTTCATAATCATTTGCTTAGATAAACAACTTCATTTTTGTCCTCCAATATGAGTAGTTAGTGCTATTGAAGAGTGGAGGCCTCATGGTGGAATGACTATCCCAACATTATTGAATTTTGTTCCATAGCCGTAAgacaaacattttaatttgtgGCTTCCGTCTTGAGTTTCTTAAGAATTTTTTCTATTGGTAGCAACACTGTCTTTAGAGTTCTAATTCTAATACCAATTATAAAGCTCGATAAACAAGGGTGAATTGtcgtttaaaatttttttaaaaaataacaatgaaaagatcaacataataatttataatagttTGACCCCAATTGTCTACCTTCACTACCTTAACTTATCACAACTaagaattttctaaattcactaatttgaaaTCGACTAATTTTAAGAACAACGTTTAACCTTTacaatcattatattttaagtaGGCAAGAGAAATCGACTTAAGGTTTTATACCCAAAACACCCTCacaaaaatgagaaatgaaCTTTACAAACAAGGGGTACCTCTCAAAAGCTAATTTACAATAATGTAGCTCacttaaataaacttaaagcacttggaagcttgaaagaaaatgaaagccCAAGTATGTATATGAAAAGTATTAGAAATACAATGTAAAGATTGAATccatgcataataaaatttgtaagtttGTTTCTTGTCTTGATTTATACCTTCTTATTAATATGTAGCCATTTAAAGTGGTTAAAGAGAAATTAACTTGTTCTAGACATTCATTCGAGCATTAAATATAGTTGCAAGAGCATAATATCGGTACCTTAACCTTTTGGGGTCTAATTCCTTCCTTAAAAGTGTGATCACTAAACTCGCAAGTATCAAACTAAAATAGAGGGAGTCTGGTACCTCTTGAGTTGGACCAAACATATAGTCCAAACCATATAGGGCATTAGGTCTAATACCCTTATGGCACCAATGTGGGTATCAATTCCTTTGCCATAAAGTCCGATACCCAAAAGGACACTTGCTTATTGCTAAGTTacgttttaaaaaattattgtaagTAATATTACTTGCAATCAGATCAAAagaaatactttaaaaatttcttttggtttgattgtaaatatttaaaattacttacaataatttcttaaaacatAACTTATTAAAAGATTAGTTGTTGTggcaaaatattaaaaaattaaaactaacaattaaaaaaacttactataaaataatgaatCGAAATAATTGAGATCAAAAGACAACAGAATAAACAACTATATTTTTCCGTTGAATAAGTAGGGCTGTAAATGAACTGAGCTTGAACGAACAAATCTTTCTCCGTATTCGTCTGTTTATCTTTAAGCTTATTTGTGCTTAGTTTGTGTTCgttaagaatttcaaatttttattcatgtttgtttatttaaaattatgtgttttcATGTCCATTTGTTTAATGTTCACGAACATGTACATTTAACTTAATCGAACATGTTCACGAACAATAAACAAACATgttcataaacatataattaaacatgtcCACAAACAatattaatgaataataaacaaacaataaataaatacgcacagatattattttaatatttttacaaaaaaatatcattaataaataaacaagccAATAAACGAGCTTGTTCGTGAACATAAACAAAACACACCTCTGTTCGTGTTCATTCGTTTATTACAccaacataaaaattttattcatactcgtttatttaacttaataaacGAACATAAACCAACAgttaatcaaatattttgttcatttacaCCCCATGAATAAACCAATTAATAtcctaaacacaaaaaataataataagtgtccaaataatttcttttactttcgaAAATAACTTTCTCACTAATTATCAAATGAATGAAGTCTTCCCTTTATTGTGAAAAATAACTCAAAAGAATATTAGATTTCTAAACAAGTAAACCATATTCTTCTTTTATACATTGAAAACACATTTCAACCAATTCTTAAAAGGTGATAATTTTCCATCGCTttcaaagaaaaacattttactCAAAGCTACTCATTACAATAAGAGGATCAAATGttgacaataaaataaaagccgGTGCCACAAATTCAAATCTCGAGCAAGTATTGAATGTCAAAACTAGTACtgagttattttattattaaattcatcatataacactaacaattaatatattcatttttttttgctttaataTCAGTAATTTTTATGCATCTTTAAAGCTTAATAACACATACAAAAAAAgctactttttttaaataataataataattttgcattcatAATAGAAATAATTAGGAACATTGTCAAAAACAACAATGATAAGAATGCATTAAAAACATCTTGGCAATAAATTCGCAATCGAAAACGAATCATCAAAAATAAACTTGCAATCGAGAACATCAAAAGATGAACCAGAATGACTTAGGAAATGGACTTTTCCTTTCATCAAAGGTTGAGGCAAGCAAATTATGAGCAATGACTCTTCATTTTCTAGAATTGTATTCGCATCCAACGTATACCCTAGCACAGGTATGGAAATATAACCTTCCAACAACTAAAAACCCGCATTCAACACATTCAAGACTGCCATTGCAAAAagtaaatttaactaaaaccaAAAGGCATAAACAATGTCGTGCTGGGAACATACATAGTTTCCCAGAACTATTTCAAGGTCAAATTGAGATTTGTCTTACAGCAAACAGGTTTCCCACAAGTTGCAGGAATATGAATGTCTAAATGAAAGCAAACACAAACTTGTATGCCTGAGTTTACATCAGgcattgcttctttttttttttggtttctttcttcaaaatcaaatgaatttgaaGAATGTTATTTGAAAGGTGTCTTGTAATTACTAAAACAACTGGGTCGGAACACAATCGAACCTATTCCacccatttttcttttgttttaatataatgtcATTATATTTTAGCCAAAGCAGCTTTACCTTCTTTTCTGGTAAAAAGCTGTTGGAAGAATCAGTGGTTTCCGAGCTTAGCGCCAGCAATAGTAGGCGCTGCCCCCCTGGTTGCCTTAACATGGGAGGCATAGTCACTGTAGTGCATGGTAAATAATGTGCTTTGGTAACGGGTCAGTTTTATACGCTTCCTGAGCGACTCGGTTATGGGGCCACTGAAGCCTGCCTTCCGGATAAGTGAGTCAATTGCCTCCACTCTAGTCCAACctgaaaccaaaaataaatgcTCGATAAATTTTCACATGGACTAAACCTTTCAATGGAAGACCATCatgcataaaatatatataaatcctTAAAACTAAAgttccaaaataaaatacaaataaaaggACTACTTTCATGTCATCGACACTTAAGATGCCAAATGGAGCTATTATTTATGTTCAAGCAAGTTTCAACAATACCATTGTTACTATTACATGGTACAGGGTAGGGTAATTTCTTGGTCCTAACAGTGTTGGCAGTGAGTGCAGCTAGGCACGCCTGCACCTTAGCATACAACAGAAACACCTCAGACCCTTCCAGGCGAGGCCCATTTGAAATATAATACTTTTTgagtaaatatactttttatcaATCTAGTTTTTTTTGCAATATTTTTACATGTTCATATATgcatacacacacatatatatatcacaaataaaaaaaatagagaaagaaaagcaaagaaaagtTTCCATATCATATCATTCCATTTTATATCACATcatatcaattttaacttaaaacagGCAATAAAGTCTACCTTCATGTGCCGGCACCTCAGGTAAATATGTGGCACTTCGCCTTGTATTATAATCATCAACAAACTCAATAATTATGCCATGCTTTCCTACCTGAAAGAAAAATGTGAATGCAGATTAGAAAGTAGGAAGAAAGAGATGGAACCAGACGAGCTATCAGAAGTAGACCGAAAGAATTAGGGAGAAACAGAAGAAAAGAATCAATATGGAGAAAAATATTTGACAGCCAATAGCTCaaatagtaaatactcaaaaccCAAAGCTAAGAATGACATAGGTATTTATGACTAATCCCAATAAAAGGTCAAACAAAactaaccctaaaccttaatacttggaaaataactaaaaatccTAATAACCTAAAAGATTATTAAATATCCAAAATATATACGTAGCAATTAAacccataaaatttaaatgaaatccTAGATAATTTAATACTTCAATAGTTCAACTCGCATATTTGCATCTGCCATCACATTACCAAGTGCATAAACATGTCAATACCACACCAACATTCcatccaaaagaaaataaaaccataacAGCCTACAAAAGGGAAGACTGTACTCCAATCAGGATCTTCAAAACTGCAGATTATTTGATCAACCAATTCAGGCAGTGAAATATGCTCATGATATATTACTCACAAAGACAACAGTCTATATTAACAGATCAGATGTTAAACAATCCAAATTGAGATGAATTACATACCTCCCAATCAAGGTAGTTATTAGCTGTTTCATAATCAGTCAGAATAGAAACTGTACATTCTAAGTTAGGCAGTTCTTTAGCTTGAATAGGAGGGAACCTGCGGTCCCTCAAAGCACTGCAGATAACagaaatttgaaaatatcaCAAGGCATGCCATGAGAAGAACAAGAAGCATGCCAAATTGGAAGAAGCAACAAAATGAATTGATTGGAACTTGTAGTTTATATAGCACATGGAGTAAAAGACAAttttaaaatgaccaaaatcaTGTGGTTGCAAACCAAACAAAAGTAGCAAAGAGTTCTAATGGCCTTTATAGATCATGatgcatattttattacaaCACCAAGTAGTATTGGGATTCCAGGTTTCTTAATTTCTTTAGAGTAATCATACAGAGGAAAATTGTTAATGGCATTCcattagcaaaataaataaatactaataaattgATACTGATATTCAAGCATCATCCTATTACTTTTACAAGAATAAGCTGCTCTCAGGACTTTTACCTTCTGCTGAACCtttttcccatcaaaacaagcattgattataaatcaaaattagtTATCTGGAATAGTGGTAGAAGGAAAAGTGAGAGCCACTGAATCTTACAGCCAAATCTCCATTTACAATAAGacattaaatcaaaacaatGCAGCCGAATTGTAGTCAAACCATGTTCACAAGTACATCAGAGCAGTAAAAAAGCTAATAATTGACACATGATTTGCAATGCTGCCACTTCTCTTAGTACTTGCCAGATTATAAGTATGGCCACTTCTTTTTATAGCACTCCTGGCAAGAGGTTACAAACCACTCTTCTTCCATGTAACTCCCCCAACTTTAATactatcaatattcataattgaACATATTATCTGTAATAAAAGCATGCTAACAACCTAATTCTGGTATAAGATAGGAACAATCAATCTAAAGAGATATCATATCTTCAATGTCCAATAACTTGTTTTTATAAAGCCTTCCCattgttttcatctttttttagGTCTATCTGAAGTGCTATTTCTAGAATGCActttccaaatatgaaaatcattttctttcttatatataccatttataattCATGTTTAGgacaaatgaattaaattttatttaaaagacaaaaaaataaagaaaaatatgagaGTTTTAAGAATGAGCTCACTATATACATCATCTTGAACTCATTGTAGATATCTCACCTACCTGGGTTGTACACATACATATCCAAAGAGAGAACGAGAGAATTTAAATTCCAAATTACACGTTTTTCACTTTGGTCTTAATACCTCGTCAGAGCATAGTCCCTAAACCCATTAATCAACTGACAAGCTTCAAGTGTGCCGATACATCCTCGTAGACGAGGCTCCCCACCATTCACAACCTTCTTCCAAGTGACAAACAATGGGCTGAAAACAGAACATAATGAGTCATAAATGAAAGCATCATTTTCAAAGTAAACAGAAATACAATGagaacaaataaaaactaaaagtaCAGGAGACAGTTTAAACTGACACTGGTATTGCATATGAACATCCAACAGAAAAGACATATCCAAGAAAAACAGCaatagaagaaaaacaaaaaagaaatctGTGCAACACAGCAGAAGAACTACTTGATAGTGAAAAGCCACCAGAAAGTGTATAAGAACATTCATATTCTCTTCTACCAATCTGTGCCATAACAGCAGCATGACCTTGGCGGAAACGAAACAGGAAATAAACATTGCTACAAGAACTTTACAAAGGAAAGGGGGGTGATATAACCTAAGGAGAAGAAGCCAACAAAAAGCATTTCTTGATAATTAAATCAACGCAGTATTACAGGTAGAAACAAATAGCCAAGTAAACACTAACTATCACATTTTTCCAAGTCAAAGCTAGTAAATGGCTTAATTGAAATTGATTGCAGAATGCGTGTTTCCATTCAAAATGCTTTACATAAATAGACATTGTTTAAGGAAGAGTATATCTCTTCTACAAATGCTTTGAGGCTACATTAAAACCAATGTTGGTCAGACTCGAGTATACAAGTGTGTCCTTTATGCTCATAGAACTTTGACTCGTGAACTGCTTTGAGCTTAAAACACAAGGATATGACAAATTAAGGTCTATGAGAAGGATATTGGTGTCTGGACTTGTTTTACAAGAAAGAAATATTGTACATGTataaacacacacacatataccTTATATACAGAATGGTGACTTGAATTATTGGTTTGATAATGAAAACTAGTTTCAACTAGGTGATGGATGTAAGAGATGGTGGATATATTGATATTCTTTTATGCATATAGTTAATGTAACTCAGTTTATGACTAAAAGAAAGTATGAAATTTCCTTTGTCGCACATTTGGGGGCAAATTGCAAAGACAAGCTAATTATGCAGGCCATCTATAGTAGGATAAGTAAAGATAATAATACACAGTGAAAGCCCTATGTTACTTGGACTTGGGTATGAGCGTCCAACATGGGTACACAACCAACACggattttgtttcaaaatttacatatatttggagGGTCTTTGAAGGATCACATCCAGGTACTTAAAAAGtagtaaaagcaaataaaatttaaaagagagttattttttcttctttaattcttaaaagagccaaattgcttaaaaatttaaaaccaggCACATATTTTTTGAACTGACAACCTTGATTTATGTTACCGGCGAAAACATGAACAGATGACAAAATTTTGGAAGATCTAACAACAACATTGACATAAGATTGACTTCCCAACTtccacttaaaaaaaaaaaacaactaatgACAGACAcagaaaagaataagaaaacccaagaaaaacaaaatagaatagAATCGAACAGCATGCAACCCATCGTTacgaaagagagagaaaaaaaaaagaagaaacttGGGATGAAATAACAAATggatttctaaaaaaaaaaagaatgataagTGAAAATACTGTTGGCCCTCATCGAAAGCGGGCGGAGCAGCCTCCTCGCTGTTATAATGGGCGATCAAAGTGTCGAAGCAGTAGACCACCATTTCCTTGTTTGCCAACACCATCTTCGTCAATTTTACAAGATTATTTTTTCTGTATCagagttttttttcttcctctccAAACTTCCTTTGCCGAGTGCACCCCTTTCCCCTTTTTTATTCCCCCACGTCATTGTTTTgcccttttatttaattttaattaaattaaataattaattaaataaaaagcaaataaatgaagtaaaagtgagaaagagatcttcatttgttttgctttcGGTCACCTAAATAATTTAAGGGAAAATAACTAtgtttttccttcttctttttttgtttattttcccCTTATTGTAAGTTTGTAACGTAAAAGGGCGTCCTTGACAGAGGCTCGAAGAGTGTTCTATTTTATCCTTTTTGTGAACATTAGTAATTATGTTAGGTTgcaaatcaaatattaaattaatattgatagcaagataaatttatatttttaatatatttatttttaatataaaatgttattaaatttagattttcttaTCAAGAATGAAGTTGGTGTGTTGAACTCAAACTCTTACAAAAAGGAgttaaattgaaacaaaagcatttttgatattgttataactctgtaattaatttaaatttaatctctaatttaaatttaattttaaaatttaaattatttaatgataatatttagGATTATTTAGTGAAAACCTTTAGAAAAAATCTAGTTAAATTTtagaacaaaaaatataaaaaaatgccTAGTGACTACaataaattaaacacacatttTACCTTCgtatttaataaattcttactttttttcttccttttcctgCGCCatttctggtttttttttttttttactttaaaccctttttgggttaattttctTCCAAGGCTCTTCCCCTTTCCATCACTCACAATTCcacaaatatattttcaaagcaTGATTTTTTGTATGATTAACTAAACCGCTATTTAACTTTAGCTCAGAAATTACTCCAACAAAACAATCATGAGATACGAATCCACTCAAAAAAAACTCTCAATGCAGTATTTTTTATCTCTTCGGTATATGGGATAGTACAAATTCGTCACTTAAAGTTGATTCAGCTTCGATTCAAAGTGCACGTTGGGTTGGAGTTGTTTCGCGTACAATTGAGAAGTCAGATTGGTCGTGCTGTGTTTGAATTCCCATGAACAAATTAATGTGTCTAGGTGGGAAAAACCAGTTGGATTTCGTCAAGGGAGATAGAGATCGAATTTAAACGACCCACGCGGTTGAGACCGTTGATTTGAGTTGGGCTTTTCAGATTGCAAGGCTGTCAAAATCTTAAATTGTGAACACGTGTATCGCAGTTAGAAATTTGGCAAGAGTCAGTTTGAAGGTCATATCGAGATTGTCTACATAAGAAAAAGTTGGCGATCAGGATGTTCTTGGTCATTATAACCAGCGTATTGCATGGAAGGGAAATTTTATTTCAAGGATCGATTCAAGATTGGAGTACACTGAGGCTAAGgctaagtttaaaaatattttatttatccatttattttattttcttaaatttatttttgcgtTTTCaaatctgtttttattttattttattacacttcgtattttcttattttgttatcttaatcaatttaaacctcccatttttttttaacattgcTACGCACACGTCGTGGGCATGACTATGACAGCGACAACAATTCTGGTCACGAAAAAAGGAGAAATTAGATAGCCAATTCTTATGAATTTGACCTTAGTGCTCTATATTGTTATTTACTGTTATTTTGTTgtaggaatttatatttgttGGTTTCGACACTCATCAAATATGTATTCACCATTTACGAATCGgctgtgtaacacccctaacccgtatccttctcaaaatagggttatagaacattaccagagtttacaaattaattttcagacatttcatttcatcaagcatccatatttataaccaatcaaaatcaaaacatttatgagcaaacattaaccaatttaacttatacaagtcattataaccagaatcaaatcatccaaaattaccaatagaaccaatggataatgtgatatatctccaacaagcttccaacccaatcgagcttccgataatcatttcaaaacatctaataattatacctattaccaataataattcaattccaataataaaacacaaatatatataatattcattaccaaatagcattcacttctattaaaattatgcaaaatatagttcatacaaacttaccggGCTAAATTGCGAAATAGCAAAATTCGaggacattttggaaaatttctattttctcaatttccacccaatcttgatctaaattaatatttcattcaatttacta
This sequence is a window from Gossypium raimondii isolate GPD5lz chromosome 5, ASM2569854v1, whole genome shotgun sequence. Protein-coding genes within it:
- the LOC105770692 gene encoding uncharacterized protein At2g38710; translation: MVLANKEMVVYCFDTLIAHYNSEEAAPPAFDEGQHPLFVTWKKVVNGGEPRLRGCIGTLEACQLINGFRDYALTSALRDRRFPPIQAKELPNLECTVSILTDYETANNYLDWEVGKHGIIIEFVDDYNTRRSATYLPEVPAHEGWTRVEAIDSLIRKAGFSGPITESLRKRIKLTRYQSTLFTMHYSDYASHVKATRGAAPTIAGAKLGNH